CAAGTTCAAAATAACCTGAAAGTCAGCTAGACACAATTATTTTCCCAAAAAAATGCCATGACACAACCGTCTCAACCCCTTTCCTTACTGTTTCTCTCGACTCCTGTTGGCGCGTTAGGAACCGGAGAAGGCGGCGGTGTAGAATTAACCATTAAAAATCTGGCTCAAGATTTATTACAAACCCAACATCAGGT
Above is a genomic segment from Cyanobacteria bacterium GSL.Bin1 containing:
- a CDS encoding UDP-glucose--tetrahydrobiopterin glucosyltransferase; its protein translation is MTQPSQPLSLLFLSTPVGALGTGEGGGVELTIKNLAQDLLQTQHQV